The genomic window tgttggagagtcagtagaagctcaatgggccaaatggcctcctcctttactgtagggattctatgataacccccctctattccaggaatcagtcaagtgaaccttcactgaactgaTTCTCATGCTATAAAAACCTCTCTTAaattaggagaccaaaattgtacacagtactccagatgtggtctcaccaaaggccCTGTATAAGTGAAGCAAAACATGAAAGagattgagttagaaggagaactaggccattcagcccctttagcCTATTCCGGCCCTGACTAACAGAAGTAATAAAGAAGGAAAAATGCCAAGGTTGTGATCCGGAATCTGAACCAGGGTCTAGCTGAGGGACAAGTTTATAAAGTTGTCATGCTATTTTGCAGACGGATCAATGAGAAATCGGTGTGGTGCTGTGGATGGTTGCCGTGTACACCGCTACGGATTGCAGCCACGGCCGGCCACGCGGACTGTGTGGACTACCTCCTCAAGCAAGGGGCCGAGGTGGACTTGGTGGATGTTAAGGGGCAGACGGCGCTGTATGTGGCTGTCCTGAATGGCcacttggactgtgcgaggatcCTTGTGCAAGCAGGAGCGGATCCCAACGGAAGTTCCCACCACCGCAGCACGCCCGTGTATCACGCCTCGCGGGTGGGCAGGGcagacatcctcaaagaactaatCAAGTGAGTTGGGGTTCGCACCTGGATTAATTACCTTTGTACAGAGCGATTCTTTCCCCCAAGTTTGATTTAAttaggtttattattgtcacatgtattagtgtacagtgaaaagtattgtttcttgcgcactatacagacaaagcataccgttcatagagaaggaaaggagagagtgcagaatgtagtgttacagtcatagctagggtgtagagaaagatcaacttagtgcgaggtaggtccatttaaaagtctgttggcagcagggaagaagctgttcttgagtcggttggtacgtaaccttagacttttatatctttttcccagcggcagaaggtggaagagagaatgtctgaggtccttgatgatgctggctgcttttcctgagacagcaggaaatgtagacagagtcaatggatgggaggctggtttgcatgatggactgggcttcgttcacggccctttgtagttccttgtggtcttgggcagagcaggagccacaccaagctgtgatacaaccagaaaaaatgctttctatggtgcatctgtaaaagttggtgagagtcgtattggacatgccaaatttcttagtcttctgagaaagtagaggcgttggtgggctttcttaactatagcgtcggcatggggggaccaggacaggttgttggaccCCGTCTTCAACACTTCAGAGTGAAAATTCTGGCGGGCTAAGAGAGCTGGGTGGAATAGGTGAAGAGGGAAGGCTTTAATTTTTGAGTGAGGCATTGGGGGGATAGGAGTTGAACCTGTgggcggtgggcgggggggggcggggagggatatGTTGATGAAAAAAAACTGGTTTCCCTGAAAAAAACCGATCCCACCCTCTTCACAGACTTTCTTCACAGCAAGAGTCGAGCCTCAGGGAGCAGTCCATTAGGTCAGGCCCACCACCAGAAAGCAAAATGGAGGATGCAGTTGTCAGAAATCAGTCCTCCCTCTTAAcccctcccacccagcccccccaaAATTTACACTCTCAAGTGTTTAATGGGGCCACATCAGGAAGAGGGTTGGGCGGCACAGCGCTGTGCAAAAGCCCAACGGTAGCCATTGCTCATCTTGCCAGCCCACTGCGGGTCGTGACCTGTGACCCATGACTGTGACCTGCGACCTAGCATAGAGAACTGTACCTGGGTTATGTGATGTAGGTAGCTGTCATTGCCATCAGTGTGGCTGCTTGctactcttgatttgatttattgttgtcacatgtattggaatagagtgaaaagtattgtttcctgcgcactgcacagacaaaacattctgggcAGGGTTTTACAGCCACGCTTGGGCAAGACTGGAAatacccgcctgaggtcaatggagatttccgttgtcggacccttgctcactgggtgggcaaggtggtagagttccggccattgttcatagagtgcataggggagaaggaaaggagagggtgcagaatgtagtgttacagtcacagctagggtgtagagaaagatcaacttaatgcaaggtaagtccattcaaaagtctgacagcagcagggaagaaactgttcttgagtcggttggtacgtgacctcaggctttggtatctttttcccgatggaagaaggtggaagagaaaatgtccggggtgcgtggggtccttgattatgctggctgctttgccgaggcagcaggaagtgtagacggagtcaatggatgggaggctggtttgcgtgatggattgggctacattcacgaccttttgtagttccttgcggtcttgggcagaacaggaaccatatcaagctgagatacaaccagaaagaatgctttctatggtacatctgtaaaagttggtgagagtcgtagtggacatgccgaattttcttagcctcctgagaaagtattcAGTGTTCACATTCAATCAGGTGGCGGTGTGACCAGATGGTGCAAGGGGGCCTCCATTGTGGAACTGTGAgatgaagaggaggaagaagGTGTGTAGAGACAGCCACTTGTATCCCCATAGCGATGGTTTATGCATTCCTGGCTTGGCTAGGGAGCAGGGCGAGGAATattagccagggttcctgctccgtATCATTCCCCGACCGGGAAATGCATGCGTGAGAATGTGGGCTCAGGACACAGTGGGGACCAGGTGATCCTGACCATCTGCCAAGATGTGTTTCCTAGCCTCTTGATCCAGACCATAGAAAGAgcagtggaccattcagcccatctaggtgggatgttcttttggagagtttgaATGTGAGCATGgaatactttctcaggaggctaagaaaattcggcatgtctgctacgactctcacgatgcaccatagaaagcattctttctggttgtatcacagcttggtatggctcctgctctgcccaagaccgcaagaaactacaaaaggttgtgaatgaaacccagtccatcatgcaaaccagcctcccatccattgactctgtctacacttcccgctgctttggaaaagcagccggtataatcaaggaccccacgcacaccggacattctctcttccactctcttccatcgggaaaaagatacaaaagtctgaggtcacgtaccaaccgactcaagaacagcttcttccctgctgccgtcagacttttgaatggacctacctcgcattaagttgatctttggagagtcggtgcagacttgatgggccgcatggcctccttctgcactgtcgggattctctgatttactcactcgattcccagtttgggtcactgcctgtgcggagtctgcacgttctccccgtgtctgcgtgggtttcctctgggagctccggtttcctcccgcagtccaaagccgtgctggttaggtgcattgaccatgctaaattctccattagtgtacccgaacagagtgtggcgactaggggaatttcacagtaacttcattgcggtgttaatgcaagtcttacttatgacgctaataaataaactttaacgctGCAATTTGAGGCAAAAACCAGCCAATAGTCCTTTCTGTGGCGATTACCCACACTGTCGCTGACTGGGCTTACATTTCTGCTGCAGGTACGGTGCAGATGTCGATGTTAATCATCACGTGTCCAGCCGCAGTTCAATGCCTGCTGCTCGTAGGTTCACATCGCTGGGTATTTGCCCTCTCTACATCAGCTCAGCCTATCAACATCTCCAGTGCTTCAAGTTGTTACTAAAAGCTGGCGCGAACCCCGATTATAATTACTGGGGTCCGGTGGAGGTGTCGGCCTTTCCCCGGGGCTCCCCCGTCTGCGTTCTCGATGCTGTTCTCCGACACGGCTGCGATGCGCAGTTTGTAAAACTTTTGATTGACTTTGGTGCTGACTTGAACCTAGTGAATTGGGAGAGTCTGGATGCGGAAACCATGGGGCGGATGAAGGTGAACGAGGAAGCATTGCAGCTCTTCCGAGCCGCCAAAGGTAACAAATCACATTTCCGTTTTATTTCCCGTCCGGATGTAACGTGGTTCGCTGTGTATCACGCAAACCCGAAGGCTGTCAATGtcctcagattaccctggaagggtaagatacgggtggcacagtggttagcactgctgcctcacagcaccagggacccgggttcgattcccggccttgggtcactgtccgtgtggagtctgcgcgttctccccgtgtctgcgtgggtttcctccgggtgctctggtttcctcccacagtccgaaagatgtgctggttagggtgcattggccgtgctaaattctccctcagcgtacccgaacaggcgctggagtgtggcgactaggggattttcacagtaactacattgtggtgttaatggaaccctgcttgtgacaccaataaataaactttaaaatgtgggAGGGAAGAtgccagaagcagtagtagaggtgggtacaattttgtcttttaaagagcgttttatgggtaaggtgggtatagaaggatatgggacaaatgcgggcaattgggactagcttcagggtttaaaaaaaaaaggccagcatggacaagttgggccaaagggcctgtttccatgctgtaaacctctatgactctaaactggagcacccagaggaaacccatgcagacatggggagaacgtgcagactccgcacagacagtgacccaaggctggaatcgaacccgggtccctggtgctgtgaggcggcagttctaaccactgtgccaacgtgccgcccaaaTCTACGGGAAGGATTGTACCAAATCCCATCCCGAAGTAATTCCTGAGCTGAATGGTTTTCCAGATAAAATGACTGTCTTTTCTCCGCTGTGATATGTAGTTTAGCTGCGGGCCTTTACGCTGCGTGGCTGAAAATACCCATCCAGGTGTAGGAGCTCTGAGAGGCCCAGTGTTCGATGGGCAAAttcctgttttctccctctgcacgcagcatagaacatagaacatagaacagtacagcacagaacaggcccttcggcccacgatgttgtgccgagctttatctgaaaccaagatcaagctatcccactccctatcatcctggtgtgctccatgtgcctatccaataaccgcttaaatgtttctaaagtgtctgactccactatcactgcaggcagtccattccacaccccaaccactctctgcgtaaagaacctacctctgatatccgtcctgtatctcccaccacgaaccctatagttatgccgcaGCAGTGGAGACTCAGTGGAGACTCAGGCACCGCAGACATTGCTTTCCTGCTCATGTCTGGTGCAACAAGATTTGTCCCAGCTTTAGAAATTGTAGACTAATATGAGTAATATTAACACTTAACCAAACTCCTATCACACAGCCAACAGGTATTAGAAATAAATCCTGATGGGAAGGGTTTGTACGCCGTCAGTAAGTCTGTATGTTTAACAATCTTCACAATAAAGTGAGGCGGGGCAGGGAGGTGACTGAGTGACTGGATACAGGGAAGAGGGAGGTTTTAAATTGGAGGGATTAAGATTAATGGGAGACACACTTTGTATTGTCACGGTGCTGGTCAGACAGCAAGCGTCCAGTCCCTAACAGAGCAGGTATTAGATATACACCGACTGTTGATTATCTGCCATCCAGTACACATTGTGGCTTCATACTAAGCTATAATGAATAGCATCCATCACACACCAGCAACATGCTTTATAAACACAAGCAGTGGAGTGAGAGATTTAACCAAGTCCTTGTCTACCTCACTGTAATGGATGTCAAAAAtcaaagaatcccgacagtgcagaaggaggccattcggcccattgagtctgcaccaaccacaatccccgcCAAGCCTTAtcccctaggggattttcacagtaacttatagattcatagaatagaatccctacagggaggctattcagcccatcgagtctgtaccaaccacaatcccacccaggccctattcccgtaactacacatatttaccctgctaatccccctgacactagggtcaattcagcatggccaatcaacctaacccgcacatctttcgactgtgggataaaactggagcgcccggaggaaacccacgcagacacagggagaacgtgtagactccgcacagacagtgatccaagccgggaattgaacccgggtccctggtgctgtgaggcagcagtgctaaccactgtgccactgagctgccCTGTATCCCACCAGACAATTTGAAGATGAGGTTGGAGCTCCCGAGTGTCTTCCTCAACATCTGTGTCCTGACAAACACTTGTCAAAAATGGATCGACTGTTTTCTTTCCACCTTATTCCCTTTTTGTCAgatcctgggtggaattttatggaggCGGCAAGGATCTTTGTGAGTGGTTGGAAAACCGGTGGGAAGTCCACCTTGCCTCCTTGCCTCCGACTATACCCAGCCAATCAGGCAATTTACAGGCCATCGGCGGGCCTTACAGGGAGGATCAGGATCCCGGGGTGGGGTAGGAGGACACTCGCCTGCCGAGAACAGCCGACCAATCAGAGGCCAGTGCCTCATTTGCCCTGCAGCGCCACTGGGAAGGCGGAGGCTGCTGCAGGAAGTACACCCATTGGAGGCCAAGGATCAGGGAGAGACCCAGGCCAGGGGTAAGTGATGGTGGGAGGACTTTTATCGGGTGGGGGTTGTGAGGGGGGAGGTTGAGAGGAGGGATTGGGAACAAGGGCAAAGGAGTGTGGCTGCCAGCAGGCCCCACTCTCCCtgatgtgggggtgggaggtggtagaggcaggaagatagatatagaaacatagaaacatagaagataggagcaggaggaggccattcggcccttcgagctgctctgccattcatcacaatcatggctgatcgtccaactcaatagcctaatcctgctttctccccataacctttgatcccattcaccccaagtgctatatccagccgcctcttgaatacattcaatgttttggcatcaattacttcctgtgataatacagaactacttcctgtggtaatataGAGCTATGTCTTGTGGTAATAtagaactacttcctgtgataatatagaactacttcctgtggtaatatagaactacttcctgtggtaatatcGGAGATGGTAGACTCCCCACCCACCAACATCCCGACCAATTGAgacattttgagagacagaactGAGTTGGGCTGGGCCCAGAATTCCCAATTCCCCAATAAAACGTAGCAAAAAATGTGAAATCCTGTGTGTTTAAATGCTGGAAAGTCCTGGTGGACCCCCTTCAGTCTTGTGTTGGGGTCTCGAGCCCCGAGTTTTGTTTTGAACCCCTCGGGTGAAACTGTAAACCAAATTCACCAaacgaccctctgcccccccccattcccagtGAAGAAATGACAAACAGGATTGAACTTCCTGTATTTTAACATCAGTCAGAATCAACAGAAATTGCAGACAAATTAACAGGCAAAATGGTACTCAAAATGGAAAGGTAAATTTCAATTTAAATCTTCAAAGATATCTTACACAACCACCCCGACCACTCCCCACGGATATACATGTAGTTCCAAAGTTCCCAAACTCAGTCTCTGCTAAGTGGGATCTCTCACTTTCCCTGCAATTAAAGGTTGCTAtctcacatagaatccctgcagtgcagaaggaggccatttggcccatcgagtctccgacagagcatcttaaccaggccctatctATGTAGTGTCCGTgtggggtggcacactggttagcactgctgcctcacagcatcagagacctgggttcaattcctggcttgggtcactgtctgtgtggagtttgcatgttctccccgtgtctgcgtgggtttcctccgggtgctccggtttcctcccacagtccgaaagacgtgctggttagggtgcattggccgtgctaaattctccctcagtgtacccgaacaggcgccggagtgtggcaactaggggattttcatgataACTTCattttagtgttaatgtaagcctacttgtgacactaataaataaactttaaaacttatttatctcactaatccccctaacctcgaGATGTTCCAACGTGCTTTGAAGCCAATGAGACAGTGTCCTGGTTTCAGTGTTTGAAAGGTGACTGtcactttgtgcacagcaagctcccatggaCAATAATGTGATAATGGACTGACCAGACCgtctgttttggtgatgttggctgagggaagaAAGTTGGTCAGCgcactggggtggggaggaggtgaggcgggggaggggtggggaggggcgggggagggatggggaggggcaggggaggggtggggaggggcgggggaggggtggggaggggcgggggaggggtggagaggggcgggggaggggcttaCCTGCTCTTTCACTTCACCGGTGGGAAtttattttacatccacctgatgcAATCTCggttctcatctgaaagacggcatctCTGACACTGCAGGGCTGCCTCTGTACTGCATTGGACTGTTAGTCTTGACCAGGTTGCCCAAAGTCTCGGGAATGGGGTTGGAACCCACAGGCTGCTGTCCTGGAGGTGGATGTTTTAGAAGCTGACTGGTGTGGAGTAAATGTGGTGTCTTCTCCCCCACTCCGGGTGAGGTGTGCAACCCctctggggcagtgggattgctCCCATTCTCACATCTGTGGGAACTTTTCCATAGAGAGCACACTTGAACTGTACAACATCTGGAACCCATATTATATTTCTATATTTTGCTCAGTTATAATGAAGTAAATACCTCCAAAAAATCTTGGAAGGATAAGAGATTCCTGACCCCCCTCcacaataagggggggggggggggggggcggcggggggagttGTGTAATTCTCATCTTTTTCCTAAAGTACAATGAAGTTTTGTCTACATTATTCATCaatggtgagaatgtgtgagagagagagtgtgtatttcCCAAGCAATTGAATAAAGCAAATCCTGACACTCGGGTGGGTCTGGAACCCCTTTGAGAGTCATGGCAACATTTGGAATCATACAGTccctacagggcaggaggaggctattcggcccatcgagtctgcaccgaccacaatcccacccaggccctatccccataaccccatgcatggccaatccacctaacccgcacatctttggactgtgggaggaaaccggagcacccggagggaacccacgctgacacggggagaacgtgcagactccacacagacagtgacccgaggctggaatcgaacctgggtccctgtgaggcagcagtgctaacccactgtgccaccgtgtcactgtgagggagcagtgctaacccactgtgccaccgtgtcactgtgagggagcagtgctaacccactgtgccaccgtgcggtcaCTGAATCATTCCCTGAATCATAGTTCAGAATAATCGGATTTGAATTCTGGCCAGAAGAATTTGATTTATTGGGTGCTCCGAGAGTCATTTGGTTTAGTTTTACAACAGGCACCTTACACGGCGGAAAGATCTGACATTACTGCTAATTAAAATGacattcctttttttaaacaggaacTCCCAGGGCTTTGACATCTTCTTGCCGTGTTGTTATTCGGAGGGCACTGGGGAAGTTCCGCCTTCACCTGATCCAGACACTGCCCATACCAGACACGGTAAAAATCTTCCTGTTACATGAAGACTCCTGAGGGAGGATTGCACCTCTCGCATCTCTGCATGATTTCTCTGGGACGCGACCCTCACTCGATCAGCTGCAAATTCGAGCTTCTGTCACATGGAACTGTCGTAGCCTCTCTCGGAAAGGGAGCTTTTGCTTTCTTGATACTTTACGTAATTCTAAAGACCCCtgtaaccctcccccccaccaaaccctgtgaataaaattgatgtttCTCAGGGTCCCGTTTGCAAAGGCACGCGGGAACCGTAATTAAAAGAAAATTCCTCAATTTTACAAATATGTttgcgtttttaaaaaaacaaaagctgGTTATATATGATGAGTAACTCCCTCCATCTTGTGGTGAATTGAAGGCTCCAATCCGATCTCAGGGGTCAGATTCATTCAAACTTTTCACCATCTGAACTcttatagagtcattgaggtttacagcatggaaacaggccctttggcccaacttgtccatgccacccagtttttaccactaagctagtcccaattccctgtgtttggcccatatctctctatacccatcttactcatagagtcatagaggtttgcagcatggaaacaggcccttcggcccaacttgtccatgccgtccctttttttagccactaagctagtcccaatcgcctgcgtttggcccatatcccgctatacccatcttacccatgtaactgtctaaatgctttttaaaagacaaaattgtacccgcctctactactgcctctggcagcttgttccagacacttgccaccctctgtgtgaaaaaattgcatctctggatccttttgtatctcttccctctcaccttaaacctacctttgggaaaaatgttgactatctagctgatctatgcccctcattattttatagacctctataaggtcacctctcagcctcctactctccagggaaaaaagtcccagtctacccagcctctccttataactcaaaccatcaagtcccggtagcatcctagtagatctattctacactctttctagtttaataatatcctttctataatagggtgaccagaactgcacacagtattccaagtgtggccttaccaatgtcttgtacaacttcaacaagacgtcccaactcctgtattcaatgtactgaccgttgaaaccaagcatgccgaatgccttcttcaccactctgtccacctgtgactccactttcaaggagctatgaacctgtacccctggatctctttgctctataactctccccaacaccctaccattaactgagtaagtcttgccctggtttgatcgaccaagatgcatcacctcgcatttatctaaattaaactccatctgccattcatcagtccactggcccagttgattaagatcccgttgcaattagagttaactttcttcactgtctactatgccaccaatcttggtgtcatctgcaaactactaacaatgcctcctaaattctcatccaaattgttgatataaatgacaaataacagtggatccagcggcgatccctgaggcacaccattggtcacaggcctccagtttgcaaaacaaccctctacaagcaCCCTTTGGCTTttgtcatcaagctaattttttatccaattggctacctcaccctggatcccgtgagacttagccttatgcaacaacctaccatgcggtaccttgtagcTTCGTGGACTTGCCTGAACAGCCAGAGGAGGCAGGAGATGTTTTCACCTGACTGTAACATCATCCGGTTACAGGGTGGGATTAATACTAGTTCACTTCAAACCATTTCCTGAAGATTTAGAATGTTGTGCCTTTCCTTGATGCTGGAATATGACCATTCTGTCCAGAACATATTCCCGGGTCACACTATTGAGGGCTACACCATCGCATGTTGTTCAGTAGtgcacaattaaacaactcactagagGACAAGGCTCCGCAAATGTCCCCAGCCTCAATTAttgaggaacccagcacatcagtgaaagataaggctgaagtattcgcaacaatcttcagccagaagtgccgaggggatgatccatctcggcctcctccagaggtccccagcatctccgatgtcagtctccagccaatttgagattaaagtttatttattagtagcttacattaacaacgcaatgaagtcactgtgaaaatcctctggtcgccacactctggcacctgtttgggtacactgagggagtatttagcatggccaatccacctaagctacatacctctggactgtgcgaggaaattggcgcacccggaggaagcacacgcagacacgggtagaacatgcgaactccacacagacagtgacccccaaggtcagaattgaacccgggtaccaggcactgagaggctgcagtgctaaccactgtgccaccgtggtgccctAAGAAAGATAGATGGCCagtacag from Mustelus asterias chromosome 14, sMusAst1.hap1.1, whole genome shotgun sequence includes these protein-coding regions:
- the asb1 gene encoding ankyrin repeat and SOCS box protein 1 isoform X2, with amino-acid sequence MLGGDAAQEGSSSAGSCPAQPGAECPDQGQEAESAAAAGARAGRNLKEWLREQFCDSPMEGGEDSRLHDATYVGDLDTISSLLQEDNFRRRINEKSVWCCGWLPCTPLRIAATAGHADCVDYLLKQGAEVDLVDVKGQTALYVAVLNGHLDCARILVQAGADPNGSSHHRSTPVYHASRVGRADILKELIKYGADVDVNHHVSSRSSMPAARRFTSLGICPLYISSAYQHLQCFKLLLKAGANPDYNYWGPVEVSAFPRGSPVCVLDAVLRHGCDAQFVKLLIDFGADLNLVNWESLDAETMGRMKVNEEALQLFRAAKGTPRALTSSCRVVIRRALGKFRLHLIQTLPIPDTTPSIDWAI
- the asb1 gene encoding ankyrin repeat and SOCS box protein 1 isoform X1, which produces MLGGDAAQEGSSSAGSCPAQPGAECPDQGQEAESAAAAGARAGRNLKEWLREQFCDSPMEGGEDSRLHDATYVGDLDTISSLLQEDNFRRRINEKSVWCCGWLPCTPLRIAATAGHADCVDYLLKQGAEVDLVDVKGQTALYVAVLNGHLDCARILVQAGADPNGSSHHRSTPVYHASRVGRADILKELIKYGADVDVNHHVSSRSSMPAARRFTSLGICPLYISSAYQHLQCFKLLLKAGANPDYNYWGPVEVSAFPRGSPVCVLDAVLRHGCDAQFVKLLIDFGADLNLVNWESLDAETMGRMKVNEEALQLFRAAKGTPRALTSSCRVVIRRALGKFRLHLIQTLPIPDTVKIFLLHEDS